One genomic region from Anopheles bellator chromosome 2, idAnoBellAS_SP24_06.2, whole genome shotgun sequence encodes:
- the LOC131207834 gene encoding putative odorant receptor 83c, with amino-acid sequence MKFWNRYLKRKEILLRNQYKTPADLFDSSNRLLIKFFAICGAERMLPEYTRKNARLIFLVMDLILYLFVNIYSIANVWGSLMDVVFCLVTLGIAIQGFAKIAAFTSPGLYDLHMYNLDRFTAPPLYPEVTDSLYHTATLCKVFIRILMIMFSGLLFGFFFYAITMPIVKRELVLLFGFTLPFIDSKTSVGFAVNCLYQLLQVFEAVVGLMACDVCLLFLIVNATGQMDLIIIYLRRLTELVNTDLNGNNAKEIADLIKEIVLKHLEHTKHITDMDKLFKKQFFVNFGCLIFELVASLAINRSFQVPWLPGMAVIGICTIQLFVNCALGTFLSIKNDRLINEIYAVNWYGLSTNHQKTLQQVLRKAQLPVVLSDGFTAIDLLNFVEIYKKIYSYLMVLQNMG; translated from the exons ATGAAGTTCTGGAATCGCTACCTAAAACGCAAGGAAATTCTACTTCGGAACCAGTACAAAACTCCGGCAGACCTTTTCGACAGTTCGAATCGTTTGCTGATCAAGTTCTTCGCCATCTGCGGTGCGGAGCGGATGCTGCCCGAATACACGCGCAAAAATGCACGTCTAATCTTTCTGGTGATGGACCTGATCCTATATCTGTTCGTTAACATCTACTCGATCGCAAACGTGTGGGGATCACTGATGGACGTCGTTTTCTGCCTCGTGACCCTCGGTATAGCCATCCAG GGCTTTGCCAAGATCGCAGCATTCACCTCGCCGGGCCTCTACGACTTGCATATGTACAACCTAGATCGCTTCACGGCTCCGCCACTGTATCCGGAGGTAACGGACTCTCTCTACCACACCGCCACTCTGTGTAAGGTGTTTATCAGGATCCTCATGATCATGTTTTCGGGCCTATTATTCGGATTCTTCTTCTATGCAATCACCATGCCGATCGTGAAGCGTGAGCTGGTCCTCTTGTTCGGGTTCACGCTACCCTTTATCGACTCCAAGACTTCGGTGGGGTTCGCAGTTAACTGTTTGTACCAGTTGTTGCAGGTGTTCGAGGCCGTCGTGGGTCTGATGGCCTGCGACGTGTGTCTTTTATTCCTGATCGTCAATGCAACCGGCCAGATGGACTTGATCATCATCTACTTGCGGCGCCTCACCGAACTGGTGAACACCGACCTCAACGGCAATAACGCCAAAGAAATCGCCGATCTCATTAAAGAAATTGTGCTCAAACATTTGGAACACACCAA GCATATCACCGACATGGATAAGCTGTTTAAGAAGCAGTTCTTCGTTAACTTTGGTTGCCTAATCTTTGAGCTTGTCGCTTCGCTCGCCATC AATCGATCTTTTCAGGTCCCTTGGCTCCCGGGAATGGCCGTCATCGGGATCTGCACCATTCAACTATTTGTGAACTGCGCTCTGGGAACGTTTCTGTCTATAAAG AACGACAGGCTCATCAACGAGATATACGCCGTCAACTGGTACGGGTTATCAACGAACCATCAAAAAACGCTCCAGCAGGTTCTACGAAAGGCACAGTTGCCGGTCGTGCTGTCCGATGGTTTCACTGCGATCGATTTGCTTAACTTTGTAGAG ATTTACAAGAAAATTTACTCATACTTGATGGTGCTGCAGAACATGGGTTGA